A genomic window from Candidatus Obscuribacter sp. includes:
- a CDS encoding NAD-dependent epimerase/dehydratase family protein, which produces MAVGGLKKILVTGASGMIGSAVLAKLLQTKGCMVKAQVRDRMEARSKLSKMMDLTLVELEALDFTRAGELEMRQLTKDCDTVIHCAGLVHNEQAAYQEYEVVNVRATQLLAEACAANAVKTLLFLSTSAVYGKGPFKNADESTPLQAKTPYAVSKATSENFLQSMNGKLSRVIVLRPSLVFGAGDRGNMLSLIKQIQKEEYVHVSGGVTPKSVIYAHDLADAILLALNKVPAGHHLYNASNPQPVTTKELVETIAQALGVTKKFASVPEGLLKIGAGFAKAFTGKSPVSPEQIEKMATETTCNIDKFVQATGFAPRTDLRTAIGKEIEWAKSEAKL; this is translated from the coding sequence ATGGCTGTGGGCGGTTTAAAAAAAATTCTGGTAACTGGTGCAAGTGGCATGATTGGCAGCGCTGTGCTGGCCAAACTCTTGCAAACCAAAGGTTGCATGGTCAAAGCCCAGGTGCGTGACCGCATGGAGGCTCGCTCCAAACTCTCCAAAATGATGGACCTGACCCTGGTCGAACTGGAAGCTCTGGACTTTACCCGAGCCGGCGAGCTAGAGATGCGTCAACTCACCAAAGACTGCGACACAGTAATCCACTGCGCTGGTCTGGTACACAATGAGCAAGCCGCCTACCAGGAATACGAAGTAGTAAATGTCAGAGCCACTCAGCTTTTGGCTGAAGCCTGTGCCGCTAATGCTGTCAAAACACTGCTATTTTTGTCGACCTCAGCGGTTTACGGCAAAGGTCCTTTTAAAAATGCCGATGAGTCTACACCGCTGCAGGCTAAGACACCATATGCAGTATCAAAAGCGACAAGCGAAAATTTTCTCCAGAGTATGAATGGCAAACTCTCTCGCGTCATTGTCCTGAGACCATCACTGGTTTTTGGTGCAGGCGATAGAGGCAATATGCTCTCGCTTATAAAGCAAATCCAGAAGGAAGAATACGTCCATGTCTCCGGTGGCGTCACACCAAAGAGTGTGATTTACGCCCACGACCTGGCTGACGCTATCTTACTGGCTCTCAATAAAGTGCCTGCCGGTCACCATCTCTATAACGCATCTAACCCCCAACCAGTGACAACAAAAGAACTGGTTGAGACCATTGCGCAAGCTCTGGGTGTCACCAAAAAGTTTGCCTCAGTACCAGAAGGTCTGCTCAAAATTGGTGCGGGTTTTGCCAAAGCCTTTACAGGCAAGTCTCCAGTCAGCCCCGAACAAATCGAAAAAATGGCCACTGAGACCACCTGCAACATAGACAAATTTGTCCAGGCCACTGGCTTTGCGCCCCGTACTGATTTGCGCACCGCAATTGGCAAAGAAATAGAGTGGGCCAAGTCAGAAGCTAAGCTATAA
- a CDS encoding family 43 glycosylhydrolase has product MIQKTSLVALALGLVLVSGVSLSAGANERHPTYCNPLNVDYALVPDKDYSHNNNCHRSTADPVCILYKDKYYLFATNQEGYWYSSDLLDWHFVSHFFKENASKDQVCAPAAWPTSKGVMFLPCMIKGDHIPLYLSTKPESGKWQELVSAFPITVWDPSIYEDDDKRLYIYWGSSNVYPIYGVELDPFDGYKPKGKPVELFKLDPAKHGWEQFGEDNQNGTMAPFIEGAWMNKFDGKYYLQYGAPGTEWNVYGDGVYVSDKPLGPFEYQKYSPFSWKPTGFIRGAGHGNTFADRYNNLWHAATMDICVKNTFERRMGLFPSGVDKDGVLYADTTFGDYPHYIAKGKRSGDDFTGWMLLSYRKPCWTLPAVGDKSLAFDEDIKTFWTAGDAAKDRFIAVDLQEPCTIRAVQINYADDQAKVFGKQLGKHHRYQVYVSDDKQKWDLLIDKSKCNKEVPHDYVELDKPVVARYIKLVNIEMPTGNFAISDLRVFGHAPGNRPEPVQGFALERDDKDRRNIKFKWQAVPGAYAYNIRFGVAPDKLYNSMLIYDRTDYQLHSLNVDASYYFQIESVNRAGVSAKSAIIAGR; this is encoded by the coding sequence ATGATTCAAAAAACCAGTTTAGTAGCTCTTGCTCTGGGTCTTGTGTTGGTCTCTGGAGTGAGCCTCAGTGCCGGTGCCAATGAGCGCCATCCGACTTATTGCAATCCACTCAATGTTGATTATGCTTTAGTGCCAGATAAAGATTATTCCCATAACAACAACTGTCACCGTTCTACAGCTGATCCTGTCTGCATTTTATATAAGGACAAGTACTATCTATTTGCCACCAACCAGGAAGGTTACTGGTATTCGAGTGATCTTTTGGATTGGCATTTTGTCAGCCATTTTTTTAAAGAAAACGCCAGCAAAGATCAAGTCTGCGCCCCTGCTGCCTGGCCCACCAGTAAGGGGGTGATGTTTTTGCCCTGTATGATCAAAGGCGATCATATACCACTCTATCTCAGTACCAAGCCTGAGAGTGGTAAATGGCAGGAGCTTGTTTCAGCATTTCCTATTACAGTATGGGACCCCTCTATCTATGAGGACGACGACAAGCGTCTCTACATATATTGGGGCTCAAGCAATGTCTATCCTATCTATGGCGTCGAATTAGATCCTTTTGACGGCTACAAACCAAAAGGTAAGCCAGTCGAGCTATTTAAACTTGATCCAGCAAAACATGGCTGGGAGCAGTTTGGCGAGGATAACCAAAATGGCACCATGGCTCCATTTATAGAAGGAGCCTGGATGAATAAGTTTGATGGCAAATATTATTTGCAGTACGGTGCACCAGGCACCGAATGGAATGTATACGGTGATGGTGTGTATGTTTCTGACAAACCGCTTGGACCATTTGAGTATCAAAAGTATAGTCCGTTTTCGTGGAAGCCAACTGGTTTTATCCGTGGAGCTGGTCATGGCAATACATTTGCTGATAGATACAACAATCTCTGGCACGCTGCCACCATGGATATTTGTGTCAAAAACACTTTTGAACGCAGAATGGGACTGTTTCCTTCAGGTGTGGACAAAGACGGTGTACTCTATGCTGATACTACTTTTGGTGACTATCCACACTACATAGCTAAAGGCAAACGCTCTGGTGATGACTTTACTGGCTGGATGTTGCTCTCTTACCGTAAGCCTTGCTGGACTCTTCCTGCGGTAGGAGATAAGAGTCTTGCCTTTGATGAGGATATCAAAACCTTTTGGACTGCTGGTGATGCGGCAAAAGACAGATTTATCGCAGTGGACTTGCAGGAGCCTTGCACAATTAGAGCCGTGCAAATAAATTACGCCGATGACCAGGCTAAAGTCTTTGGCAAGCAACTAGGCAAGCATCACCGTTATCAGGTCTATGTCTCTGACGACAAGCAAAAATGGGACTTGCTTATCGATAAGAGCAAATGCAATAAAGAAGTGCCCCATGATTATGTGGAGTTAGATAAGCCAGTGGTGGCTAGATATATCAAATTGGTCAATATCGAGATGCCCACGGGCAATTTTGCCATTAGTGACTTGCGTGTCTTTGGCCATGCCCCTGGTAATAGACCAGAGCCCGTACAGGGCTTTGCTCTTGAGCGTGATGATAAAGATAGGCGCAATATCAAGTTTAAGTGGCAGGCAGTGCCTGGTGCTTACGCTTACAACATTCGCTTTGGTGTAGCACCAGATAAGCTCTATAACTCGATGCTCATTTATGACCGCACTGACTATCAATTGCACTCTCTCAATGTCGATGCTTCTTATTACTTCCAGATTGAGTCGGTAAATAGAGCAGGAGTATCGGCAAAAAGCGCGATTATTGCTGGCAGATGA
- a CDS encoding cystathionine gamma-synthase, translated as MKFSTAAIHAGQEPDPTTGAIITPIYQTSTYVQEGLNKHKGFEYARTQNPTRSALEECLAALEGGKYGLCFGSGLAAEGNIINLLSAGDHVICGDDVYGGTYRLFEKVWKRYGLTFSFVDASDVSKIKAAITPATKMIWIETPTNPLLRLCDIKAIAALAKEHKLISVVDNTFASPYLQQPLKLGADIVVHSVTKYLGGHSDVVGGAVITSDDKLYETLKFHQNAVGGVPGPFDAWLVLRGVKTLAVRMEAHQKNAIEIAKFLEKHPAVEKVMYPGLPSHPQHELAKQQMNGFGGMVSFVLKGGLESARQFLGTTKLFSLAESLGGVESLVCHPVSMTHGSIPKAERDARGVVDALVRLSVGIEDLEDLLADLEGGLNKVQVLASSANSK; from the coding sequence ATGAAATTTTCAACCGCGGCAATCCATGCCGGACAAGAGCCAGATCCCACAACTGGCGCCATTATCACCCCGATTTATCAAACCAGTACTTATGTACAAGAGGGACTCAATAAGCACAAAGGCTTTGAGTATGCTCGTACTCAAAACCCTACTCGCTCAGCTCTCGAAGAATGTCTGGCTGCTCTTGAAGGCGGCAAATACGGTCTTTGCTTTGGCTCTGGACTGGCTGCCGAAGGCAATATCATCAACTTGCTATCAGCTGGCGATCATGTCATCTGTGGTGATGATGTTTATGGTGGCACTTATAGATTGTTTGAAAAAGTTTGGAAGCGCTATGGTCTGACCTTTAGTTTTGTTGATGCCAGTGATGTATCAAAAATAAAAGCAGCTATAACTCCCGCTACCAAAATGATCTGGATTGAAACTCCTACCAATCCACTGCTCAGGCTCTGCGATATCAAAGCAATTGCTGCTCTTGCTAAAGAGCATAAGCTCATTAGCGTAGTGGACAATACATTTGCCAGCCCTTATCTGCAACAGCCACTCAAGCTCGGTGCTGATATCGTTGTGCATTCAGTCACTAAATATCTTGGTGGTCACTCTGATGTCGTCGGTGGTGCTGTCATTACATCCGATGATAAGCTCTATGAGACTCTCAAGTTTCACCAAAACGCTGTCGGCGGCGTGCCCGGTCCTTTTGATGCCTGGCTCGTTTTGCGTGGCGTAAAGACCCTTGCTGTGCGCATGGAAGCCCACCAAAAAAATGCCATTGAAATTGCAAAATTCCTCGAAAAACATCCAGCAGTAGAAAAGGTCATGTATCCTGGTTTGCCCAGTCACCCTCAGCATGAGTTGGCTAAGCAACAGATGAATGGCTTTGGCGGTATGGTCTCTTTTGTGCTCAAAGGTGGACTGGAATCAGCCAGACAATTCCTCGGTACAACTAAGCTCTTCAGTCTGGCTGAGAGTCTTGGTGGTGTTGAGTCTCTTGTTTGCCATCCTGTATCTATGACTCATGGCTCTATTCCTAAAGCTGAGCGTGATGCTAGAGGCGTAGTCGATGCACTAGTCAGACTGTCTGTCGGTATCGAAGACCTGGAAGATTTGCTGGCGGATCTCGAAGGCGGCTTGAACAAAGTCCAGGTACTGGCTTCAAGCGCTAACTCTAAGTAA
- a CDS encoding MaoC family dehydratase: MTERLFLEDLVEGQIYVSATHTIDAQQIKDFATQFDPQPFHLDEDAAKDTLFAGLAASGWHTAGITMSLLVRTGLPIANGLIGAGADVTWPRPTRAGDVLQVETEVVKVLPSRSRPDRGMVTVRSSTKNQRGEVVQLMTSRMVVFRRTEI; encoded by the coding sequence GTGACAGAGCGTCTATTTCTTGAGGACCTGGTAGAAGGTCAAATATATGTAAGTGCAACTCATACAATTGATGCTCAGCAGATTAAAGATTTTGCTACTCAGTTTGATCCTCAACCGTTTCACCTTGATGAAGATGCTGCTAAAGACACACTCTTTGCTGGATTGGCTGCTAGCGGATGGCATACGGCTGGTATCACTATGTCTTTACTTGTGAGGACCGGTCTACCTATTGCCAATGGTCTGATTGGTGCTGGAGCCGATGTTACCTGGCCGCGCCCCACTAGAGCCGGTGATGTCTTACAAGTAGAGACTGAGGTTGTAAAAGTACTACCGTCGCGCTCACGGCCTGACCGCGGTATGGTGACTGTGCGTAGCTCAACAAAAAATCAAAGAGGCGAAGTGGTGCAATTGATGACTTCGCGCATGGTTGTTTTTCGTAGGACAGAGATATGA
- a CDS encoding NCS2 family permease codes for MSLDSFFKLKERGTTIKIELLGGLTTFLTMAYIIVVNPAILSFAGIPQGPSTTATILSAVFGCLLMGLYANRPLAVAPYMGENAFIAFGLAALGIGWQQRLGAVFVSGVLFLLLALLRIRPWLANSISTSMKHSFAAGIGLFLALIGLYETGIIESAVQGMPAKALLLPDGITLGAPPVPLKLGNIHDVKVLIALAGTILTAILLSKRVKGAMLIGITLSALTGFALGVGEAPKGLFSVPFSGDLSLAPIFAQLDIASTLKLSFLPILLTLFLMSFLDTLSTLVGVGANCDMIDKNGNLIDVEKPMIVDAVTCMFSAVVGSSTSGAFIESAAGVREGARTGLATVVVALLFALSMFVIPLLEPLQHLKYAYGPALICVGLLMVGSVRQIDVEDATEAFPAFTTIAMMAFTYSIANGLTAGLVLYALMKILTGRVKELKPGGIILAVLCLVYFVFGLPH; via the coding sequence ATGTCGCTCGATAGTTTTTTTAAACTAAAAGAGCGCGGCACAACAATTAAAATTGAGCTGCTTGGCGGACTCACCACATTTTTGACGATGGCTTATATCATTGTGGTCAATCCCGCCATTTTGAGCTTTGCCGGAATACCACAAGGACCGAGCACCACTGCTACTATTTTGAGTGCTGTCTTTGGCTGTCTCTTGATGGGACTCTATGCCAATCGTCCTTTAGCTGTGGCACCATACATGGGCGAAAACGCCTTTATCGCCTTTGGTCTTGCGGCTCTCGGCATTGGCTGGCAACAGAGACTGGGAGCTGTCTTTGTTAGTGGCGTGCTCTTTTTACTGCTGGCTCTTTTGCGCATCAGACCATGGCTGGCAAACAGTATTTCGACTAGCATGAAGCACAGCTTTGCTGCCGGTATCGGGCTGTTTTTAGCACTAATCGGTCTCTACGAAACAGGCATCATCGAAAGCGCTGTACAGGGTATGCCCGCCAAGGCACTCCTCCTGCCTGACGGTATTACACTTGGTGCGCCACCAGTACCACTAAAACTCGGCAACATCCATGATGTAAAAGTGTTGATTGCTTTAGCAGGGACAATTCTCACAGCCATATTACTGAGCAAGCGCGTCAAAGGCGCAATGCTTATTGGCATCACATTGAGTGCACTAACAGGCTTTGCCCTCGGTGTTGGAGAAGCACCAAAAGGTCTCTTTAGTGTGCCATTTAGCGGCGACCTATCACTTGCGCCGATATTTGCGCAACTTGATATTGCAAGCACACTCAAGCTTTCGTTTTTGCCAATCTTACTGACACTATTTTTGATGAGCTTCCTCGATACGCTCTCGACTCTGGTGGGAGTGGGCGCTAACTGTGACATGATCGACAAAAACGGCAATCTCATCGATGTCGAAAAACCAATGATAGTCGATGCTGTCACCTGTATGTTTAGTGCGGTAGTGGGCTCATCCACTAGTGGTGCTTTTATCGAGTCCGCTGCCGGTGTGCGCGAAGGCGCTCGCACTGGTCTTGCTACCGTAGTAGTGGCCTTACTATTTGCCCTCTCCATGTTTGTCATACCGCTACTGGAGCCACTACAGCATCTTAAATACGCCTATGGACCAGCTCTCATTTGTGTTGGTCTTTTGATGGTAGGCTCGGTCAGACAAATTGATGTCGAGGATGCCACGGAGGCTTTTCCAGCATTTACTACTATCGCCATGATGGCCTTTACCTATAGCATCGCCAATGGACTGACGGCAGGGCTTGTGCTTTATGCTCTGATGAAAATCCTCACTGGCAGGGTAAAAGAACTCAAACCCGGTGGCATCATCCTGGCAGTACTCTGCCTGGTCTATTTTGTATTTGGCTTGCCACATTAA
- a CDS encoding glycosyltransferase family 2 protein → MQEGQLENGNQAASKNGISKGQFAASIVIVNWKTPKLLARCLDSIKLDPNYDQLEIIVVDNNSGDESVDMVKSDYPHVRLIANTTNAGFSKGCNQAIEIANGRHVLLLNPDAVVVEDAISTMIKYLDDHAQVGAVGPKVLNPDGTLQLACRRAFPSVSASFFRLTYLSNLFPKHPAVARYNMTFADPNEFLDVDALSGSCMMVKSEVIKKIGLLDEDIFMYGEDIDWCWRVKEAGYKVMYIPSSSIYHIHGASSRKRVVGTTINLHKGMEVFYRKHMAKNYWPVFNWLVYIAIWARAAIFIVVNLLRRALSREH, encoded by the coding sequence ATGCAAGAGGGACAGTTAGAAAACGGCAATCAAGCTGCCAGTAAAAATGGCATCAGCAAAGGCCAATTTGCCGCCTCAATAGTGATAGTCAACTGGAAAACACCCAAACTCCTGGCACGTTGCCTGGACAGCATCAAGCTCGATCCCAATTATGACCAATTAGAAATCATCGTTGTCGACAATAACTCGGGCGACGAATCAGTGGACATGGTCAAATCCGATTATCCTCATGTCAGGCTGATTGCCAACACCACCAATGCTGGCTTTAGCAAAGGCTGCAATCAAGCAATAGAAATCGCCAATGGCCGTCACGTGCTCTTGCTCAATCCCGACGCTGTCGTGGTGGAAGATGCCATCAGCACTATGATCAAATATCTTGACGACCATGCCCAGGTGGGCGCCGTCGGTCCCAAAGTGCTCAATCCAGATGGCACATTGCAGCTTGCCTGCCGCCGGGCCTTCCCTTCTGTATCTGCTTCCTTTTTTAGACTGACCTATCTGAGCAATTTGTTTCCCAAACATCCAGCAGTCGCTCGCTACAACATGACATTTGCCGATCCCAATGAGTTTTTGGATGTGGATGCGCTATCAGGCTCCTGCATGATGGTCAAAAGTGAAGTGATCAAAAAAATAGGCTTGCTCGATGAAGACATCTTTATGTATGGCGAAGACATCGACTGGTGCTGGCGCGTCAAAGAGGCTGGCTACAAAGTGATGTACATCCCCTCGTCCTCTATTTATCACATCCACGGCGCCTCCAGTCGCAAGCGTGTAGTTGGTACGACGATAAATCTCCACAAAGGCATGGAAGTCTTTTATCGCAAACATATGGCTAAAAATTACTGGCCTGTATTTAATTGGCTGGTGTATATTGCAATATGGGCCAGGGCAGCGATTTTTATTGTTGTCAATTTGCTCAGACGTGCTCTCTCCAGAGAGCATTAA
- a CDS encoding rhodanese-like domain-containing protein — protein MQIKRLLLFGSLLTTTGSMAIAEEKPQVKPLTFGEYAGAVKAVKINDHVITLADFQKIANKPDTCILDLRSESEYKSGHIKGAKLLGADIAEAKLKDLIPSKSSKVILYCANTLYPSRRISLNYSCLPQILTLGYKNTFILDEVWHRDMNAGHSFTEGPYWVKGDNSLK, from the coding sequence ATGCAAATCAAAAGACTTTTGTTATTTGGCTCGCTATTGACTACGACCGGATCGATGGCAATTGCCGAAGAAAAACCACAGGTCAAACCGCTCACTTTTGGTGAATACGCTGGTGCCGTTAAGGCAGTCAAAATAAATGACCACGTAATCACTCTGGCTGACTTCCAAAAGATTGCTAACAAGCCAGACACATGCATTCTCGACTTACGTAGTGAGAGCGAATACAAATCAGGTCATATCAAAGGCGCTAAATTGCTCGGCGCAGACATTGCTGAAGCAAAACTCAAAGATTTGATCCCATCTAAATCTAGCAAAGTGATACTTTACTGCGCTAACACACTGTATCCGTCCAGGCGGATTTCGCTTAACTATAGCTGCCTGCCGCAGATATTAACTCTGGGCTATAAAAACACATTTATCCTGGACGAAGTCTGGCACCGCGATATGAATGCTGGTCATAGCTTTACAGAGGGACCTTACTGGGTCAAAGGCGATAATAGTCTCAAATAG
- a CDS encoding cystathionine beta-synthase, which yields MKYCENILETIGSTPLVKLNKVTKGLKPTILAKVEVFNPGGSIKDRPSLLMIEEAEKAGLLKPGGTIIEPTSGNTGTGLAQIAAVKGYKCILICPDKVAPEKINLLKAYGAEVVMVPSTVGAGSPESYYSVANRLTMEIPGSFQPNQFANPNNPLSHYQSTGPEIWEQTGGKITCLVAGAGTGGTISGTAKYLKEKNPNIKIVGADPEGSIYSGDTPGSYKVEGIGEDFIPRNADIKIVDVFERVSDKESFQMARRLAREEGLLVGGSCGTATVAALRVAQTMTEDDVIVVILPDGGRGYLSKVYSDDWLRDNGFLPADGQSYYAKDLLERKKVDGRVPPMITVKPDDMVQDAIDMMEKYGIDQLPVITEAGKNVGHINDLVAMQIVFERKHPESTSISSVMGRPYPQVDIASEIDSVYKQFKLGTSMVILTKEGKANGVLTKFDIVQHLRSSAGAEHVKSDKKEKATKVTA from the coding sequence GTGAAGTACTGCGAGAACATCCTTGAAACAATAGGCTCAACGCCTCTTGTTAAGTTAAACAAGGTAACCAAAGGGCTTAAGCCCACTATCCTGGCTAAAGTTGAAGTATTTAATCCAGGCGGTTCTATAAAAGATAGACCAAGTTTGCTCATGATCGAAGAAGCCGAAAAAGCTGGTTTGCTCAAACCGGGCGGCACAATCATCGAGCCCACCTCTGGCAATACTGGCACAGGGCTGGCTCAAATTGCAGCAGTCAAAGGCTATAAATGCATTTTGATCTGTCCTGACAAGGTCGCTCCCGAAAAGATAAATCTCCTCAAAGCTTATGGGGCAGAAGTTGTAATGGTGCCCTCCACAGTTGGCGCTGGCTCACCTGAGAGTTATTACTCAGTTGCTAACCGCCTCACTATGGAAATCCCCGGCTCATTCCAGCCCAATCAATTTGCTAACCCAAATAACCCGCTCTCGCACTATCAATCAACTGGTCCCGAAATCTGGGAACAAACCGGCGGCAAAATTACTTGCCTGGTAGCTGGCGCTGGCACTGGCGGCACTATATCCGGTACCGCTAAATATCTCAAAGAAAAGAATCCCAATATTAAAATCGTTGGCGCAGATCCAGAAGGTTCGATTTATTCTGGCGATACACCAGGCTCTTACAAAGTCGAAGGTATTGGCGAAGACTTTATCCCACGCAATGCTGACATCAAAATTGTCGATGTTTTTGAGCGTGTCTCCGACAAAGAATCCTTCCAGATGGCGCGTCGCCTCGCTCGCGAAGAAGGTCTCCTCGTGGGTGGCTCTTGTGGTACTGCCACAGTGGCTGCCTTGCGCGTTGCCCAGACAATGACCGAAGACGATGTCATCGTGGTTATATTGCCCGATGGTGGTCGTGGTTATCTGAGCAAAGTCTACTCAGACGATTGGCTCAGAGATAACGGCTTTTTGCCAGCTGATGGTCAAAGCTACTATGCCAAAGACCTGCTTGAACGCAAAAAGGTCGATGGTCGCGTACCGCCAATGATCACAGTCAAGCCTGATGATATGGTGCAAGACGCTATCGATATGATGGAAAAATATGGCATCGACCAGTTGCCTGTCATTACAGAAGCTGGCAAAAATGTCGGTCATATCAACGATCTTGTCGCTATGCAAATTGTCTTTGAGCGTAAGCATCCTGAATCCACAAGCATTAGCTCTGTTATGGGACGTCCTTATCCTCAAGTGGACATCGCCAGCGAAATCGATAGTGTCTACAAACAGTTTAAGCTCGGTACTTCCATGGTTATTCTCACCAAAGAAGGCAAAGCTAATGGTGTGCTCACTAAGTTTGATATCGTCCAACACTTGCGCTCAAGCGCTGGTGCTGAACATGTCAAATCTGATAAAAAAGAAAAAGCTACCAAAGTGACAGCCTGA
- a CDS encoding methylmalonyl-CoA mutase, translated as MSLLFQGCSRSTSRGAVLPYNIWIKARDNYTVVTRSKYFFKPDDLSHFRFERDLGSPGKYPFTRGIYAEMYRSRNWTMRQYAGFGDADATNRRFRYLLDKGQTGLSVAFDLPTQMGLDSDDPMALGEVGRTGVAIDTLKDMERLFDQIDLGKVSTSMTINATSAILLAMYRAVGVKQGVPAKQLSGTIQNDILKEYEARNTYIFPPRGSMRLITDIFEYCASDMPKWNTISISGYHIREAGATAVQELAFTFANAIEYVRAAISRGLDVDDFAPQLSFFFVAQMDLFEEIAKFRAARRLWAKIMKEQFNAKSEKSMTLRFHVQTAGSSLTLQQPDNNIVRTTIEALAAALGGCQSLHTNSKDEAIALPTEASALTALRTQQIIAFESGIGSVVDPLGGAYFIEDLTTRTEEAVVEYLKRIEEMGGAIKAVESGFIQKEIQDAAYEYHQDVEAKRKLVVGVNSFIDQVEEDINVQRIDPKLEPKQVASLKAIRAERDQQNVDRLLLKLETAAAGSDNLVPIICEAVEAYASVGEITAALKKSFGKFRPLVTI; from the coding sequence TTGAGCCTATTGTTTCAAGGATGTTCTCGCAGTACTTCACGAGGGGCGGTCCTCCCTTACAATATATGGATAAAAGCAAGGGATAATTATACGGTCGTGACACGCTCTAAATACTTCTTCAAACCTGATGATCTCTCTCACTTTCGCTTTGAGAGAGATTTAGGCAGCCCTGGCAAATACCCTTTTACCCGCGGCATATACGCCGAAATGTACCGCAGCCGCAATTGGACGATGCGTCAGTACGCTGGATTTGGCGATGCCGATGCCACAAACCGCCGCTTTAGATATCTCTTAGATAAGGGTCAAACCGGACTTTCGGTTGCTTTTGACCTGCCCACCCAGATGGGACTGGATAGCGATGACCCGATGGCTCTTGGCGAGGTCGGTCGTACCGGCGTAGCTATCGACACCCTCAAAGACATGGAGCGTCTATTTGACCAGATAGATCTGGGCAAAGTCTCGACCTCAATGACAATCAATGCCACAAGTGCCATTTTGCTTGCCATGTACCGTGCTGTCGGAGTCAAGCAAGGAGTGCCTGCCAAGCAGCTCTCCGGCACAATTCAAAACGACATCCTTAAAGAGTATGAGGCGCGCAACACTTATATTTTTCCGCCGCGCGGCTCAATGCGCCTGATTACAGACATCTTTGAGTACTGTGCCTCCGATATGCCCAAATGGAACACCATCTCCATATCCGGCTATCACATCCGCGAAGCCGGTGCTACCGCCGTACAGGAGTTAGCTTTTACTTTTGCTAATGCCATCGAATATGTACGTGCAGCGATTTCACGCGGTCTTGATGTGGACGACTTTGCGCCCCAGCTCAGTTTCTTTTTTGTGGCTCAAATGGACCTGTTTGAAGAAATAGCCAAATTTAGAGCGGCTCGCAGATTGTGGGCCAAAATCATGAAAGAGCAGTTTAACGCCAAGAGCGAAAAATCAATGACACTGCGCTTTCACGTGCAAACAGCAGGGTCGAGCCTGACACTACAGCAACCAGACAACAATATTGTACGCACCACAATTGAGGCTCTGGCTGCCGCTCTAGGTGGCTGTCAATCACTGCACACCAATAGCAAAGACGAAGCCATCGCCCTGCCGACAGAGGCCAGCGCCCTGACAGCACTGCGCACTCAGCAAATTATTGCCTTTGAATCCGGCATAGGTAGTGTTGTCGATCCGCTTGGTGGCGCCTACTTTATCGAGGACCTGACCACACGCACAGAAGAAGCTGTAGTCGAATATCTCAAACGCATTGAAGAAATGGGCGGAGCAATCAAAGCCGTGGAGAGTGGATTTATCCAAAAAGAAATCCAGGATGCGGCTTACGAATACCACCAGGACGTTGAGGCCAAGCGCAAACTAGTCGTAGGGGTCAACTCTTTTATCGATCAAGTCGAAGAAGATATAAACGTACAACGCATCGATCCCAAGCTCGAGCCCAAACAAGTCGCATCGCTCAAAGCCATCAGAGCTGAGCGCGACCAGCAAAATGTCGATAGACTGCTGCTCAAACTCGAGACCGCAGCAGCTGGTAGTGACAATCTAGTACCGATTATCTGCGAAGCTGTCGAAGCTTATGCATCAGTGGGTGAAATCACTGCCGCACTCAAAAAATCCTTTGGCAAATTCAGACCGCTGGTCACAATCTAG